Proteins from one Mobula birostris isolate sMobBir1 chromosome 10, sMobBir1.hap1, whole genome shotgun sequence genomic window:
- the LOC140203995 gene encoding uncharacterized protein yields MAHQRVHTEVRPFICSTCGKRFTRASSLMVHQRIHTGERPFTCFECGKGFTHSSSLNLHRKRHTGDRPFSCSECEKRFINSSSLLRHQQVHTGERPFSCSECGKRFTQSSELFLHQRIHTGERPFSCSECGKKFAQSSSLRAHQRIHTGDRPFACTECGKRFTRSSNLQLHQQIHTGERTFICSECGKGFTRSSELLLHQGVHTGEKPFNCSECGKGFTRSSELLSHQRIHTGERPFTCSECGKGFTRSSELLLHQRVHTGEKPFTCSVCGQGFARSSSMRRHQRSHTGERPFTCNDCGQRFMRSSSLRTHQRIHTGERPFACTDCGKRFTQSSNLQSHQRIHNGERTFICSECGKRFTRSSELCLHQRTHTGERLFTCSECGKGFTRSSELLLHQRTHTGEKPFRCTKCGRRFTQSSNLRTHQRIHDGERSFICSVCGEGFTRSSELLLHQQIHTGERPFTCSVCGEGFTQSSELLLHQRVHNEGGPFTCTECGQRFVQSSSLRMHQQVHTGERPFTCTKCGKGFIRSSHLQTHQRIHTGERPFVCTECGKRFTQSSTLWTHQQIHKGERSFTCNECGKRFTRSSSLRTHQQIHTGEKPFVCMECGRRFIQLSNLRTHQRIHTGEKPFICAVCGKGFTRSSHLQKHQCKNTEEKHDVC; encoded by the coding sequence atggcacaccagcgagttcatactgaggtgaggccgttcatctgctctacatgtgggaagagattcactcgggcatccagcctgatggtacatcagcgaattcacactggagaaagGCCTTTCACTTGCTtcgagtgtgggaaaggatttactCATTCATCCAGCCTGAACTTACACAGGAAAAGGCACACTGGGGACAGGCCGTTTAGCTGCTCTGAATGTGAGAAGAGGTTCATTAATTCATCCAGCCTcctgagacaccagcaagttcacacaggggagaggccattctcctgctctgagtgtgggaagagattcactcagtcatctgagcTGTTCttacaccagcgaattcacactggggagaggccattctcatgctccgaatgtgggaagaaatttgCTCAGTCATCAAGTCTGCGGGCACACCAGCGAATCCACACTGGAGACAGGCCCTTTGCCTGTACTGAGTGTggaaagagattcactcggtcatccaatcTGCAGTTACACCAGCAaattcatactggggagaggacGTTCAtctgttctgaatgtgggaaaggattcactcgatcatctgaacTGCTTTTACACCaaggagttcacactggggagaagccgtttaaCTGCTCTGAATGCGGGAAAGGATTCACCCGGTCATCTGAGCTGCTTtcacatcagcgaattcacactggggagagaccattcacctgctctgaatgtgggaagggattcacccggTCATCTGAGCTGCTCTTACACCAaagggttcacactggggagaagccgttcacatgCAGCGTGTGTGGGCAGGGCTTTGCTCGGTCATCCAGCATGAGGAGACACCAGAGAAgccacactggagagaggccctTCACTTGCAATGACTGTGGGCAGAGGTTCATGCGGTCATCCAGTCTGCGGACACACCAGCGAatccacactggagagaggccctTTGCCTGCACTGATTGTGGGAAGaggttcactcagtcatctaacctgcAGTCACACCAGCGAATCCACAATGGGGAGAGGACATTCATCTGCTCCGAGTGTGGAAAGaggttcactcggtcatctgagcTGTGCTTGCACCAGCGAAcacacactggggagaggctgttcacctgctcggagtgtgggaaggggttcactcggtcatctgagcTGCTTTTACACCAGCGgactcacactggggagaagcccttCAGATGCACCAAGTGTGGGaggagattcactcagtcgtccAACCTGCGgacacaccagcgaattcacgaCGGGGAGAGGTCCTTCATCTGTTCTgtatgtggggagggattcacccGGTCATCTGAGCTGCTTTTACACCAgcaaattcacactggagagagacccttcacctgctcagtatgtggggagggattcacccAGTCATCCGAATTGCTTTTGCATCAGCGGGTTCACAATGAAGGGGGTCCATTCACCTGCACCGAGTGTGGGCAAAGATTCGTTCAGTCATCCAGCCTGCGGATGCACCAGCAAGTTCATACTGGGGAACGGCCCTTCACCTGCACCAAGTGTGGTAAGGGATTCATTCGGTCATCCCACCTGCAGACTCATCAGCGAATACACACTGGTGAGAGGCCATTCGTTTgcactgagtgtgggaagagattcactcagtcatccaccctgtGGACACATCAGCAGATTCACAAAGGGGAGAGGTCCTTCACTTGCAATGAGTGTggaaagagattcactcggtcatccagtctgagaacacaccagcaaattcacactggggagaaaccctTTGTTTGcatggagtgtggaaggagattcattcAGTTATCCAACCTGCGAACTCACCaacgaattcacactggagagaagccattcatctgcgcCGTGTGTGGAAAGGGCTttactcggtcatcccacctacagaaaCATCAGTGCAAAAACACTGAGGAGAAACATGATGTGTGCTGA